In Pomacea canaliculata isolate SZHN2017 linkage group LG12, ASM307304v1, whole genome shotgun sequence, a single genomic region encodes these proteins:
- the LOC112576894 gene encoding uncharacterized protein LOC112576894 isoform X11 → MLLLQLAHSMHGNKRERKTEGRGNSGMLLLQLAHIMHGRKLRCRESESERDGNKKERKTEGIGNSGMLLLQLAHSMHGNKKERKTEGIGNSGMLLLQLAHSMHGRKLRCRESESERVASMRAWLCMHVHI, encoded by the exons ATGTTGCTGTTACAATTGGCGCATTCAATGC ATGGCAATAAAAGGGAGAGGAAAACGGAAGGGAGAGGTAATTCCGGCATGTTGCTGTTACAATTGGCGCATATAATGc ATGGTAGAAAATTGAGATGCAGGGAATCGGAATCAGAGAGAG ATGGCAATAAAAAGGAGAGGAAAACGGAAGGAATAGGTAATTCCGGCATGTTGCTGTTACAATTGGCGCATTCAATGC ATGGCAATAAAAAGGAGAGGAAAACGGAAGGAATAGGTAATTCCGGCATGTTGCTGTTACAATTGGCGCATTCAATGC ATGGTAGAAAATTGAGATGCAGGGAATCGGAATCAGAGAGAG ttGCAAGTATGCGAGCATggttgtgcatgcatgtgcacatttgA
- the LOC112576894 gene encoding uncharacterized protein LOC112576894 isoform X27 → MLLLQLAHSMHGRKLRCRESESERDGNKKERKTEGIGNSGMLLLQLAHSMHGNKKERKTEGIGNSGMLLLQLAHSMHGRKLRCRESESERVASMRAWLCMHVHI, encoded by the exons ATGTTGCTGTTACAATTGGCGCATTCAATGC ATGGTAGAAAATTGAGATGCAGGGAATCGGAATCAGAGAGAG ATGGCAATAAAAAGGAGAGGAAAACGGAAGGAATAGGTAATTCCGGCATGTTGCTGTTACAATTGGCGCATTCAATGC ATGGCAATAAAAAGGAGAGGAAAACGGAAGGAATAGGTAATTCCGGCATGTTGCTGTTACAATTGGCGCATTCAATGC ATGGTAGAAAATTGAGATGCAGGGAATCGGAATCAGAGAGAG ttGCAAGTATGCGAGCATggttgtgcatgcatgtgcacatttgA
- the LOC112576894 gene encoding uncharacterized protein LOC112576894 isoform X12, producing MLLLQLAHSMHGNKRERKTEGRGNSGMLLLQLAHIMHGRKLRCRESESERDGNKKERKTEGIGNSGMLLLQLAHSMHGNKKERKTEGIGNSGMLLLQLAHSMHGRKLRCRESESERVASMRAWLCMHVHI from the exons ATGGCAATAAAAGGGAGAGGAAAACGGAAGGGAGAGGTAATTCCGGCATGTTGCTGTTACAATTGGCGCATATAATGc ATGGTAGAAAATTGAGATGCAGGGAATCGGAATCAGAGAGAG ATGGCAATAAAAAGGAGAGGAAAACGGAAGGAATAGGTAATTCCGGCATGTTGCTGTTACAATTGGCGCATTCAATGC ATGGCAATAAAAAGGAGAGGAAAACGGAAGGAATAGGTAATTCCGGCATGTTGCTGTTACAATTGGCGCATTCAATGC ATGGTAGAAAATTGAGATGCAGGGAATCGGAATCAGAGAGAG ttGCAAGTATGCGAGCATggttgtgcatgcatgtgcacatttgA
- the LOC112576894 gene encoding uncharacterized protein LOC112576894 isoform X22, producing the protein MHGNKKERKTEGIGNSGMLLLQLAHSMHGNKKERKTEGIGNSGMLLLQLAHSMHGNKKERKTEGIGNSGMLLLQLAHSMHGRKLRCRESESERVASMRAWLCMHVHI; encoded by the exons GAATAGGTAATTCCGGCATGTTGCTGTTACAATTGGCGCATTCAATGC ATGGCAATAAAAAGGAGAGGAAAACGGAAGGAATAGGTAATTCCGGCATGTTGCTGTTACAATTGGCGCATTCAATGC ATGGCAATAAAAAGGAGAGGAAAACGGAAGGAATAGGTAATTCCGGCATGTTGCTGTTACAATTGGCGCATTCAATGC ATGGTAGAAAATTGAGATGCAGGGAATCGGAATCAGAGAGAG ttGCAAGTATGCGAGCATggttgtgcatgcatgtgcacatttgA
- the LOC112576894 gene encoding uncharacterized protein LOC112576894 isoform X26 codes for MHGNKRERKTEGRDGRKLRCRESESERDGNKKERKTEGIGNSGMLLLQLAHSMHGNKKERKTEGIGNSGMLLLQLAHSMHGRKLRCRESESERVASMRAWLCMHVHI; via the exons ATGGCAATAAAAGGGAGAGGAAAACGGAAGGGAGAG ATGGTAGAAAATTGAGATGCAGGGAATCGGAATCAGAGAGAG ATGGCAATAAAAAGGAGAGGAAAACGGAAGGAATAGGTAATTCCGGCATGTTGCTGTTACAATTGGCGCATTCAATGC ATGGCAATAAAAAGGAGAGGAAAACGGAAGGAATAGGTAATTCCGGCATGTTGCTGTTACAATTGGCGCATTCAATGC ATGGTAGAAAATTGAGATGCAGGGAATCGGAATCAGAGAGAG ttGCAAGTATGCGAGCATggttgtgcatgcatgtgcacatttgA
- the LOC112576894 gene encoding uncharacterized protein LOC112576894 isoform X28, which produces MLLLQLAHSMHGRKLRCRESESERDGNKKERKTEGIDGNKKERKTEGIGNSGMLLLQLAHSMHGRKLRCRESESERVASMRAWLCMHVHI; this is translated from the exons ATGTTGCTGTTACAATTGGCGCATTCAATGC ATGGTAGAAAATTGAGATGCAGGGAATCGGAATCAGAGAGAG ATGGCAATAAAAAGGAGAGGAAAACGGAAGGAATAG ATGGCAATAAAAAGGAGAGGAAAACGGAAGGAATAGGTAATTCCGGCATGTTGCTGTTACAATTGGCGCATTCAATGC ATGGTAGAAAATTGAGATGCAGGGAATCGGAATCAGAGAGAG ttGCAAGTATGCGAGCATggttgtgcatgcatgtgcacatttgA
- the LOC112576894 gene encoding uncharacterized protein LOC112576894 isoform X13: MHGNKKERKTEGIGNSGMLLLQLAHSMHGRKLRCRESESERDGNKKERKTEGIGNSGMLLLQLAHSMHGNKKERKTEGIGNSGMLLLQLAHSMHGRKLRCRESESERVASMRAWLCMHVHI, encoded by the exons GAATAGGTAATTCCGGCATGTTGCTGTTACAATTGGCGCATTCAATGC ATGGTAGAAAATTGAGATGCAGGGAATCGGAATCAGAGAGAG ATGGCAATAAAAAGGAGAGGAAAACGGAAGGAATAGGTAATTCCGGCATGTTGCTGTTACAATTGGCGCATTCAATGC ATGGCAATAAAAAGGAGAGGAAAACGGAAGGAATAGGTAATTCCGGCATGTTGCTGTTACAATTGGCGCATTCAATGC ATGGTAGAAAATTGAGATGCAGGGAATCGGAATCAGAGAGAG ttGCAAGTATGCGAGCATggttgtgcatgcatgtgcacatttgA
- the LOC112576894 gene encoding uncharacterized protein LOC112576894 isoform X8 — translation MLLLQLAHSMHGNKRERKTEGRDGRKLRCRESESERDGNKKERKTEGIGNSGMLLLQLAHSMHGNKKERKTEGIGNSGMLLLQLAHSMHGRKLRCRESESERVASMRAWLCMHVHI, via the exons ATGGCAATAAAAGGGAGAGGAAAACGGAAGGGAGAG ATGGTAGAAAATTGAGATGCAGGGAATCGGAATCAGAGAGAG ATGGCAATAAAAAGGAGAGGAAAACGGAAGGAATAGGTAATTCCGGCATGTTGCTGTTACAATTGGCGCATTCAATGC ATGGCAATAAAAAGGAGAGGAAAACGGAAGGAATAGGTAATTCCGGCATGTTGCTGTTACAATTGGCGCATTCAATGC ATGGTAGAAAATTGAGATGCAGGGAATCGGAATCAGAGAGAG ttGCAAGTATGCGAGCATggttgtgcatgcatgtgcacatttgA
- the LOC112576894 gene encoding uncharacterized protein LOC112576894 isoform X2, with the protein MHGNKKERKTEGIGNSGMLLLQLAHSMHGNKRERKTEGRGNSGMLLLQLAHIMHGRKLRCRESESERDGNKKERKTEGIGNSGMLLLQLAHSMHGNKKERKTEGIGNSGMLLLQLAHSMHGRKLRCRESESERVASMRAWLCMHVHI; encoded by the exons GAATAGGTAATTCCGGCATGTTGCTGTTACAATTGGCGCATTCAATGC ATGGCAATAAAAGGGAGAGGAAAACGGAAGGGAGAGGTAATTCCGGCATGTTGCTGTTACAATTGGCGCATATAATGc ATGGTAGAAAATTGAGATGCAGGGAATCGGAATCAGAGAGAG ATGGCAATAAAAAGGAGAGGAAAACGGAAGGAATAGGTAATTCCGGCATGTTGCTGTTACAATTGGCGCATTCAATGC ATGGCAATAAAAAGGAGAGGAAAACGGAAGGAATAGGTAATTCCGGCATGTTGCTGTTACAATTGGCGCATTCAATGC ATGGTAGAAAATTGAGATGCAGGGAATCGGAATCAGAGAGAG ttGCAAGTATGCGAGCATggttgtgcatgcatgtgcacatttgA
- the LOC112576894 gene encoding uncharacterized protein LOC112576894 isoform X10, whose amino-acid sequence MLLLQLAHSMHGNKRERKTEGRGNSGMLLLQLAHIMHGNKKERKTEGIGNSGMLLLQLAHSMHGNKKERKTEGIGNSGMLLLQLAHSMHGRKLRCRESESERVASMRAWLCMHVHI is encoded by the exons ATGGCAATAAAAGGGAGAGGAAAACGGAAGGGAGAGGTAATTCCGGCATGTTGCTGTTACAATTGGCGCATATAATGc ATGGCAATAAAAAGGAGAGGAAAACGGAAGGAATAGGTAATTCCGGCATGTTGCTGTTACAATTGGCGCATTCAATGC ATGGCAATAAAAAGGAGAGGAAAACGGAAGGAATAGGTAATTCCGGCATGTTGCTGTTACAATTGGCGCATTCAATGC ATGGTAGAAAATTGAGATGCAGGGAATCGGAATCAGAGAGAG ttGCAAGTATGCGAGCATggttgtgcatgcatgtgcacatttgA
- the LOC112576894 gene encoding uncharacterized protein LOC112576894 isoform X21, with amino-acid sequence MLLLQLAHSMHGNKRERKTEGRGNSGMLLLQLAHIMHGNKKERKTEGIGNSGMLLLQLAHSMHGNKKERKTEGIGNSGMLLLQLAHSMHGRKLRCRESESERVASMRAWLCMHVHI; translated from the exons ATGTTGCTGTTACAATTGGCGCATTCAATGC ATGGCAATAAAAGGGAGAGGAAAACGGAAGGGAGAGGTAATTCCGGCATGTTGCTGTTACAATTGGCGCATATAATGc ATGGCAATAAAAAGGAGAGGAAAACGGAAGGAATAGGTAATTCCGGCATGTTGCTGTTACAATTGGCGCATTCAATGC ATGGCAATAAAAAGGAGAGGAAAACGGAAGGAATAGGTAATTCCGGCATGTTGCTGTTACAATTGGCGCATTCAATGC ATGGTAGAAAATTGAGATGCAGGGAATCGGAATCAGAGAGAG ttGCAAGTATGCGAGCATggttgtgcatgcatgtgcacatttgA